Sequence from the Gloeocapsa sp. PCC 73106 genome:
AAACGCGATCGCCTATAACCGCGCTAACACGGAAAATGGCGGTTATTAACTTTTGTTAACAAAAGCTCCACGGATAAGATATTTTTGCTAGATTATAAGTAGGCACAAAGGAAGTGAAAAATAAAGCTTCCCAAGGGACAAAGGTTAGGGCGAGTGCCAACGGCTCTAAACAACCACGATAACTATTACCTACAAATTAAACGTGCAAGGTGCCAACTAACCTAATCAACATTAGGAACAGGGACACAATCAAAGCCTGAATCGGCCTAGTTGTTTGTCGAACCTCTAGCAAGTTGTCGTGTTATCTATTGTAAACCTTAGTAAGAATCTTTGCCAAAGTTAACCTAGGAGTCTAAATCAACTTGTACAATAGGAAGCCCACCTTTACCGAAAAAGGTGGGTAAGTTTTTTATTTAAAATCTTTTTTTACGTTGCTCAATCAGCCTTAAACTGACAAAATAAACTAGAATAGCGGTGACTAAACCCACACAAAAACTCCCAATAAAGAGAGTAATGAGGACCGATTGTCCCAAATCTACCAGTTGAGTCCAATCAGATTTCCAATTAAATTGACTTAGGTCGACGGAGCTACTTCCCTGAACCAATTCACCTATCTTAAAATTAAAAAGAAAAATAGGCGCATAAGTTAAGGGATTACTAATCCAAGTACCC
This genomic interval carries:
- a CDS encoding DUF2062 domain-containing protein — translated: MSNPRELNLFTPRQRQSKWLRRIRYYYLRLLRLEGSPKVIARGLACGVFAGCFPWLGLQTIIGVILAIFLRGNKLAAALGTWISNPLTYAPIFLFNFKIGELVQGSSSVDLSQFNWKSDWTQLVDLGQSVLITLFIGSFCVGLVTAILVYFVSLRLIEQRKKRF